The nucleotide sequence CGCGAAGTTCTCACAAGAAGCTATATCCACAGCTATCAATGGCAGTATGCGCTTGATTAGAAACGCATCTGTTATTGCAAACCCATCTTTGCAGATCAGTCTTGGGACTGGGACCTTCTTTCAGCAGCCTTCTTCATTCTGGTTTATAGATGAAAACCCGCCAGCGGGAACAAACAACTATTACCTCGATGCCAACAGAACCGGAAGCGGGAACGCATCGGACCGCTACCGCTTTGATAACTGCGTTCTATACGCAATGGAGCTTTAGAATGAACTCTCAGCAAGTTGACGAACAACGCGGGCGAATGATTCTAAATCACTTTCACAACTATAACGTAAAGCACTTTCCGAACGTATATAAGTTGGATTTTGAAACGCTGATTCGCACTATCGAAGCAAAAAAAGGCGCAAGGTTTTTCCTTGAGGGCCTCGGCATGGCTGCAAACGCAATCCCAATGGATGACGAAGACTGCGAAGACGCAATGATAAAACTTGCGAAACTTTCGCAAGGTCGTATCCCGGAAAACTGGAATACTTTTATCAAAGCACTCAGCGATCAGGCGCAAGATATTAAATGGGATAATCTTGTGATGACAGTCGGCGGTGAGGTTGCCGAAAAAGTCGCCGACGGTTTTGCGGAGGTTGGCAATGTTACCTTGGACACACTCAAGAGTGTTGGCACAGTGTTGCCGCTTTTTGTGGTGGGCGCATTGGGCTTTTTTATCTTCAATAAGGTGAAGTGATGCCCTTTTATTTGTTGGCCGGACTGATCGGCGTGGTTTTTTTAGGTTTTTCGCAGAAAGAGGAGATCAAAACCGTCATGCAAAAAACAAACGGCTCTTGGACAAGGTGGGATGCTGATTTTAAAGCCGCCGCCGCAAAATGGAAGCTTTGGCCGAACGCTTGGAAGGACTTGAAAGCTATCTGCATGAATGAGTCGAGTCTTGGCGAAGCAAAATCAGTAAAGCACGGCTTGCAATATCCCAACGATATTGAGGCATCAAAGTCCTACGATGGAAAGTCATGGGGAATAATGCAAGTGACCTTAACAACTGCGCAGTGGCTTGACAGCTCTGCAACGGAGGCGAAACTCAATGACCCAATATATTCCATTGATCTTGCTGCTCGTTATCTTGCTTATCTCCGCAAGCTTTTTCCCGGTGAGTTGGCCACTGATATTCAGTGGATTATTAAGTCGTATAATCAAGGGCCGGGAAACTCCCAAAAAGAACGTGCCGGAACGTCCAAGGGATATGCTGGAGAGTATTGGGCAAGATTTCAGCGAAACCGACAACGTGTCGAGGAGGGATAAGATGTTCAAAAAAATAAAACTGAAAGTTGTGGGCATGATAATCGCAATCGCTCTTGCAGCGGCAGCGGGTTATCTTGGCGTGAGTGAACAAGACTTGCGAGACGCAGCTCTTGGAACGGCACCTATTGAGGCAGAATAATGGAAGAGATAAGAGCGGTCATCGGCGATCAAAATATGCAAAATGCTTTTTGGCTTGTGGTGGGCTCTTTGGTTCTTTCAAACGCGGGACTTATCGCAAGCGGCGTGGTCTCGCACTTTCGCAAGATTCGCAAAATGCGAAGGGATATTGACACAGCTTGGGTTGAAATTCGTTTACTAAAAAAGGCTTTGGCCGACAAAGAAGGAGAAGAAAAATGAAGTCTTGGATTGTTCACTATAAAAATAAGTTTCCGGGTTGCACAGTAAACGCGACAGAAAACTCTCTTGATGTTTTCGGCGCGGACGGCTCGCACCTTGTGAGTCT is from Bdellovibrio bacteriovorus and encodes:
- a CDS encoding lytic transglycosylase domain-containing protein, which gives rise to MPFYLLAGLIGVVFLGFSQKEEIKTVMQKTNGSWTRWDADFKAAAAKWKLWPNAWKDLKAICMNESSLGEAKSVKHGLQYPNDIEASKSYDGKSWGIMQVTLTTAQWLDSSATEAKLNDPIYSIDLAARYLAYLRKLFPGELATDIQWIIKSYNQGPGNSQKERAGTSKGYAGEYWARFQRNRQRVEEG